The Planococcus liqunii genome includes a region encoding these proteins:
- a CDS encoding FAD synthetase family protein: protein MKTIEINHANLQHCQETLPPHVIALGFFDGLHKGHRTVIETARRKADELGLPLAVMSFFPHPKSVLSKGQKQVEYLMPLEKKQQRLQQLGVDWFFIVEFSLDFASLSPQQFAGQYLVGLNAKHVVCGYDYTYGSKGAGNVNTLYADGSGNYGVTEVAKVELCGDKISSTRIRESLAVGDIEFIQNLLGEPYTIEWCPENGLLPQYTLPARGEYVATVKCHDREIVGILQVTADQQINFNRVGFISDRMMTIKWHKEVEETAFSLMT, encoded by the coding sequence ATGAAAACAATCGAAATCAATCACGCCAATCTGCAGCATTGCCAAGAGACGCTTCCGCCGCATGTCATCGCTTTGGGATTTTTTGACGGACTCCATAAAGGCCATCGGACCGTTATTGAAACGGCCCGCCGAAAAGCGGATGAACTGGGGCTGCCTTTAGCGGTCATGAGCTTCTTCCCGCATCCGAAAAGCGTGTTGTCAAAAGGGCAAAAACAGGTCGAGTATTTGATGCCTCTGGAGAAAAAGCAGCAGCGGCTTCAGCAACTGGGCGTCGATTGGTTCTTCATTGTAGAATTCAGCCTGGATTTCGCTTCTCTTTCCCCGCAGCAATTCGCAGGCCAGTATTTGGTCGGACTTAATGCGAAACACGTGGTTTGCGGCTATGACTATACGTACGGGTCCAAAGGCGCCGGCAATGTCAATACGCTTTATGCAGACGGCAGCGGCAATTACGGCGTGACCGAAGTGGCAAAAGTGGAACTGTGCGGCGACAAAATCAGTTCAACCCGCATCCGCGAAAGCCTGGCAGTCGGCGATATTGAATTTATCCAAAATTTGCTTGGAGAGCCTTACACGATTGAATGGTGTCCGGAAAACGGCTTGTTGCCGCAATACACCTTGCCGGCACGGGGGGAATACGTGGCCACAGTGAAATGCCATGACCGGGAAATTGTCGGCATTCTGCAAGTGACCGCTGACCAGCAGATCAATTTCAACCGCGTCGGGTTTATCTCGGACCGAATGATGACGATCAAATGGCATAAAGAAGTGGAAGAAACCGCGTTCAGTTTGATGACTTAA
- a CDS encoding acetaldehyde dehydrogenase (acetylating) yields MRKLKVGIIGSGNIGTDLMYKIERSDALEMSVMVGIDPESEGLKRAKDRGYEVVTDGIDGLMECLELVDIVFDATSAKAHKHHSELLVAAGKKVIDLTPAAIGPFTVPTVNLNEHFAEPNLNMVTCGGQATIPIINAINRVVPVEYAEIVATISSKSAGPGTRANIDEFTRTTSKAIEQVGGAKKGKAIIILNPAEPPILMRDTVHALIAEEAKEEDIIASIHDMVKDVQSYVPGYRLRGTPQFDGRKVSVFLEVEGAGDFFPPYSGNLDIMTAAAAKVANELAKQLAAAEV; encoded by the coding sequence ATGAGGAAATTAAAGGTCGGCATCATCGGTTCGGGAAACATCGGGACGGATTTAATGTATAAAATCGAACGCAGTGACGCACTCGAAATGAGCGTCATGGTCGGCATCGATCCGGAATCGGAAGGGCTGAAGCGCGCCAAAGACCGGGGCTATGAAGTGGTCACTGATGGCATCGATGGATTGATGGAGTGTTTGGAGTTAGTGGATATCGTCTTTGATGCCACTTCTGCCAAAGCGCACAAACACCATAGCGAATTACTGGTCGCAGCAGGCAAAAAAGTCATCGACTTGACGCCGGCCGCCATCGGGCCGTTTACGGTTCCAACCGTGAATTTGAACGAGCATTTTGCAGAACCGAACTTGAATATGGTGACGTGCGGCGGCCAGGCGACCATTCCCATTATCAATGCCATCAACCGTGTCGTTCCGGTGGAATATGCCGAAATCGTGGCAACCATTTCAAGCAAAAGTGCGGGACCGGGAACCCGTGCTAACATCGACGAGTTCACGCGGACTACGTCCAAGGCAATCGAGCAAGTGGGCGGGGCCAAAAAAGGCAAAGCAATCATCATATTGAATCCTGCTGAACCGCCGATCCTTATGCGCGATACGGTGCACGCACTGATTGCGGAAGAAGCGAAAGAAGAAGACATTATCGCTTCGATTCATGACATGGTGAAGGACGTGCAAAGCTACGTGCCGGGTTACCGTCTGCGCGGAACACCGCAATTTGACGGACGGAAAGTATCGGTGTTTTTAGAAGTGGAAGGGGCAGGCGATTTCTTCCCGCCTTACTCAGGAAATCTGGATATTATGACAGCCGCCGCGGCCAAAGTAGCAAACGAACTTGCGAAACAGCTGGCAGCCGCTGAAGTGTAG
- a CDS encoding FAD-binding protein, with protein MTREVDYDIAIIGCGAAGTAAALSAAEKAKEQNKDIRIAIIERADFDNRGGNSRWTAAYMRMENIDQPAANFKEDMLAFSDNFSDRAYIETLYDEAGPTLRWVESKGVEFGYLPTMFLTASKPRLLPVGGGRALIDTLSLRARALNVEIIYEATAWDLKLGEEGAVESLKIRIKGGDSINLQVNSVVLAAGGFQGSQEMMAQYIGRDAHKIPPVAEGGYYNKGEGIRMAQQLGAKATGQWDSFHAEPVDPRSKREEAGVMTYPYAILVNQHGERFTDEGEATIDEQYEAVARKIFYDQPGHIAYMVTDQKMYDIPNYEEALQTEQPPIVSDTIEGLAEQLNINPENLKKTVDDFNAAVQPGQFLWNVKDGKQAVGIEPPKSNWAIPIDQGPFIAYPIVCCNVFTNGGIATDIHGRVVSNDNEPIPGLYAAGEMTGLYYGKYPGGTSVLRSLVFGKRAGEHAVEYIASTVKTYS; from the coding sequence ATGACAAGAGAAGTGGATTACGATATCGCCATCATTGGCTGCGGAGCAGCAGGAACAGCAGCGGCTTTGTCAGCGGCGGAAAAAGCGAAAGAACAAAACAAAGATATCCGGATTGCCATTATTGAACGGGCCGATTTTGATAACCGCGGCGGCAATTCACGCTGGACGGCTGCTTATATGCGCATGGAAAACATCGACCAGCCAGCTGCAAACTTTAAAGAAGACATGCTGGCCTTTTCGGATAATTTTTCCGACCGAGCTTACATCGAGACTTTATACGATGAAGCCGGTCCGACATTGCGCTGGGTGGAATCGAAAGGCGTCGAATTCGGCTATTTGCCGACGATGTTCTTGACCGCTTCCAAACCCCGGTTGCTGCCGGTAGGCGGCGGACGGGCATTGATCGATACCTTGTCGCTTCGTGCACGCGCACTGAATGTTGAAATCATTTACGAAGCGACAGCTTGGGATTTGAAACTGGGTGAAGAAGGCGCCGTGGAAAGCTTGAAAATCCGCATCAAAGGCGGGGACTCCATCAATTTACAAGTGAATTCCGTGGTTCTGGCAGCTGGCGGTTTCCAAGGGAGCCAGGAAATGATGGCCCAGTATATCGGCCGCGACGCGCACAAGATTCCGCCGGTTGCGGAAGGCGGCTATTACAACAAAGGTGAAGGCATCCGCATGGCGCAGCAATTAGGCGCGAAAGCGACCGGGCAATGGGACTCATTCCATGCCGAACCGGTGGATCCGCGCAGCAAACGCGAAGAAGCCGGCGTCATGACCTATCCCTACGCCATTCTGGTCAATCAGCACGGAGAACGCTTTACCGATGAAGGGGAAGCGACGATCGATGAGCAGTATGAAGCCGTGGCGCGGAAAATCTTCTACGACCAGCCGGGGCATATCGCGTACATGGTTACGGACCAGAAAATGTACGATATCCCGAATTACGAAGAAGCGCTGCAAACGGAACAACCGCCGATTGTTTCCGACACGATTGAAGGTTTGGCTGAGCAGTTAAACATCAATCCGGAAAACTTGAAAAAGACGGTCGACGACTTTAATGCAGCCGTGCAGCCGGGGCAATTTCTCTGGAATGTAAAAGACGGCAAGCAGGCAGTCGGCATTGAGCCGCCAAAATCCAATTGGGCGATTCCGATTGACCAAGGTCCGTTTATCGCTTATCCGATTGTCTGCTGCAACGTCTTCACGAACGGCGGCATCGCGACGGACATCCATGGCCGCGTCGTCTCCAACGACAATGAGCCGATTCCGGGATTGTACGCAGCCGGCGAAATGACCGGTTTGTACTACGGCAAATACCCGGGCGGTACATCGGTATTGCGCAGCCTCGTATTCGGAAAACGGGCCGGGGAACATGCCGTCGAGTATATCGCTTCAACGGTGAAAACTTATTCATAA
- a CDS encoding VOC family protein, which translates to MGNPEIAKLGYVALVTPDLEKSLHFFKEVIGLEETTEIDGVHYLRAWGDFQHHTLSIEKGGSGHVKYIGWRTKNREDVAGFKELLEQDGIPVDSLAAGTTPGIGEAIRFKLPSGHTFELYYDVERPAVEESRKSILKNQTYKSWSKGVSPRRLDHVNIHTSTDAGITYEFLKQLGFNMREYLRDDNGDVIAGWMSVTQLVHDIALAQKPALPTPARIHHISYWSDDSQDILRAADILREHDIDFIGPGKHGISQALYLYVMDPGSGFRVELFTGGYLIFEPDWEPVEWTMKERAFGNTYWGDTVQDKELNNITIEAK; encoded by the coding sequence ATGGGCAATCCGGAAATTGCGAAATTAGGCTATGTGGCATTGGTTACACCAGATTTAGAAAAATCACTGCATTTCTTTAAAGAAGTGATCGGCCTCGAAGAAACAACAGAAATCGACGGCGTCCATTATTTGCGGGCATGGGGTGATTTCCAGCACCATACCTTATCGATCGAAAAAGGCGGCAGCGGCCATGTGAAATACATCGGCTGGCGGACAAAAAACCGGGAAGATGTAGCAGGTTTCAAGGAGCTGTTAGAGCAGGACGGAATTCCAGTTGATTCCTTGGCAGCCGGGACAACCCCAGGCATTGGCGAAGCGATCCGTTTCAAACTGCCGAGCGGCCACACGTTCGAGTTGTATTACGATGTCGAGCGCCCGGCAGTCGAAGAAAGCCGGAAGTCGATTTTGAAAAACCAGACGTATAAATCCTGGTCAAAAGGCGTGTCCCCTCGAAGACTCGACCATGTCAACATCCATACATCCACAGACGCGGGCATCACTTACGAGTTTTTAAAGCAACTGGGCTTTAATATGCGGGAGTATTTGCGGGATGACAATGGCGATGTGATCGCTGGCTGGATGAGCGTTACCCAACTTGTCCACGATATTGCACTGGCACAAAAGCCAGCCTTGCCGACGCCGGCGCGCATTCACCATATCTCGTATTGGTCGGATGATTCCCAGGATATCTTGAGGGCTGCCGATATTCTTCGTGAACACGATATCGATTTTATCGGTCCAGGCAAACACGGCATTTCGCAGGCGCTTTACTTGTATGTCATGGATCCGGGCAGCGGCTTCCGCGTTGAATTGTTCACAGGCGGCTACTTGATATTCGAACCGGACTGGGAACCGGTGGAATGGACGATGAAAGAACGGGCATTCGGCAATACGTATTGGGGAGACACCGTCCAGGACAAGGAATTGAACAATATCACGATCGAAGCAAAATAA
- the dmpG gene encoding 4-hydroxy-2-oxovalerate aldolase, protein MPQRSFEILDVTLRDGSHAMKHAFTEQQVIDTARGLDRAGVNYFEVSHGDGLGGSSLQYGLSKVDELKLIEAAAGVCKNSKVSVLLIPGIGIKEDLQDAVKAGAKMVRVATHVTEADVAAQHIALGRELGLKTVGFLMMAHMADVRKIVEQAKLFESYGAEVIYVTDSAGYLLPHEVTERISALKQSVSCEIGFHGHNNLSMAMANTVAAVEAGATYIDGSLRALGAGSGNTQTEVMVAVLERLGYQTGIDLYSIMDVANDVVAPFMQRPQEITGSGLIMGYSGVYSSFLLHTQTAAKKFGVDERDILVELGRMKAVGGQEDLIYDVAQSFAVKKAL, encoded by the coding sequence ATGCCACAGCGATCATTTGAAATTTTAGATGTCACGTTGCGCGATGGAAGCCATGCGATGAAGCATGCGTTTACCGAACAGCAAGTGATCGATACAGCAAGAGGGCTTGACCGGGCCGGCGTGAATTATTTTGAAGTTTCGCACGGAGACGGCCTAGGCGGTTCATCCTTGCAATACGGTTTATCAAAAGTGGATGAACTCAAATTGATTGAAGCGGCTGCCGGCGTCTGCAAGAACTCGAAGGTGTCCGTACTGCTGATTCCGGGCATCGGCATCAAGGAGGATCTGCAGGACGCGGTGAAAGCGGGTGCCAAAATGGTCCGCGTGGCGACGCATGTCACGGAAGCGGACGTGGCAGCCCAGCATATTGCCCTTGGCCGTGAACTTGGCTTAAAAACGGTCGGCTTTTTGATGATGGCGCATATGGCTGACGTCCGGAAAATCGTTGAACAAGCCAAGCTGTTTGAAAGCTACGGCGCCGAAGTGATTTACGTGACGGATTCAGCGGGGTATCTCTTGCCGCATGAAGTCACCGAGCGCATCAGCGCTTTGAAGCAATCGGTGTCCTGCGAAATCGGCTTCCATGGCCACAATAATTTGTCAATGGCCATGGCGAACACAGTTGCAGCAGTCGAAGCAGGAGCTACATATATTGACGGCAGCTTGCGCGCACTCGGCGCAGGCAGCGGCAATACGCAGACCGAAGTCATGGTTGCGGTGCTTGAGCGCCTCGGCTACCAGACCGGCATTGATCTGTATTCAATCATGGACGTGGCGAACGATGTCGTGGCGCCTTTTATGCAGCGCCCGCAGGAAATCACGGGATCGGGATTGATCATGGGCTATTCCGGTGTCTATTCGAGCTTCTTGCTGCACACACAGACGGCGGCCAAGAAATTCGGTGTCGATGAACGCGATATCCTGGTGGAACTCGGCCGCATGAAAGCGGTCGGCGGACAGGAAGATCTGATCTATGATGTCGCTCAAAGTTTTGCGGTTAAGAAAGCTCTTTAA
- a CDS encoding isocitrate lyase/PEP mutase family protein, whose translation MSKNKQFKALLQQPNAFILPGAYDGMTARLIEETGFPAIYATGAGISNAQLGWADVGLTAVTEIADVVSRMSDVTNVPIVVDGDTGFGNAINLMRTVKQLERAGASAIQFEDQVAPKKCGHFGGKQVISKEEMVYKIKAAVDTRKEDDLSIIARTDALAVYGMGEALERANAYKEAGADVIFVEAPTTIAQLLEITANVPDIPHIINMVEGGSTPLVSLEEAEEMGFQIMLCANTVLRSAIKGIQESLRVLKQEHSQQNIHDLICTWEERQELFKLKQIKQWEKEYLEFDRAEEAPKR comes from the coding sequence ATGTCAAAAAACAAACAATTCAAAGCGCTGCTTCAGCAGCCAAATGCATTTATTCTGCCGGGTGCGTATGACGGCATGACGGCGCGTTTAATAGAAGAAACCGGATTTCCCGCGATCTATGCGACGGGTGCGGGAATATCCAATGCCCAGCTCGGATGGGCGGATGTTGGGCTAACGGCTGTCACGGAAATTGCGGATGTGGTCAGCCGGATGTCGGACGTGACGAATGTGCCGATCGTCGTTGACGGGGATACCGGATTCGGCAACGCCATCAATTTGATGCGCACAGTGAAACAGCTGGAACGTGCCGGTGCATCTGCGATCCAGTTTGAAGACCAAGTAGCGCCGAAAAAATGCGGCCATTTTGGCGGCAAGCAGGTCATTTCAAAAGAAGAGATGGTCTACAAAATCAAAGCGGCGGTGGATACGCGGAAAGAAGACGACCTGTCCATCATTGCCCGGACCGACGCACTGGCCGTCTACGGCATGGGCGAAGCGCTGGAACGGGCCAACGCCTATAAAGAAGCGGGGGCGGATGTGATTTTTGTGGAAGCGCCGACAACAATCGCACAGCTGCTTGAAATTACCGCAAACGTGCCGGACATTCCGCATATTATCAATATGGTGGAAGGCGGCAGTACACCGCTCGTCTCGCTGGAAGAAGCGGAAGAGATGGGCTTCCAGATCATGCTTTGCGCCAATACGGTGCTGCGTTCCGCCATCAAAGGGATACAGGAAAGCCTGCGTGTTCTGAAGCAGGAACATTCGCAGCAGAACATCCACGATTTGATCTGTACATGGGAAGAAAGGCAAGAACTTTTCAAACTGAAGCAAATCAAACAATGGGAAAAAGAGTACCTTGAATTTGATAGAGCAGAGGAGGCGCCGAAACGATGA
- a CDS encoding VOC family protein, whose translation MAIPEIAKLGHFGLVSTDLEKSLWFFKEVLGLEETEERDGVHYLRAWGDFEHHTLTIRQGDEAKLDHIAWRTKKPEDVEGFAKILEESGTPITWNEEGIEAGQGKAFRFQMPSGHTLEIYYEMEKTLADPKSRSVLKNQTHKSWARGISPRRIDHVNLLSSLPANELADFLMDKLGFQMRECVQAPDGSLVGAWLSVTALVHDIAISHDPNAASTNEVHHISYWLDNAQDLLRAADILKENGIHFKGPGKHGISQAMYIYAIDPGSGVRVEIFTNGYLIFEPDWEPIVWTLDEMDIGFTYWGDQTDTKTENNPTIKA comes from the coding sequence ATGGCAATTCCAGAAATCGCAAAATTAGGGCATTTTGGTTTGGTATCAACAGATCTTGAGAAATCACTTTGGTTTTTTAAAGAAGTTTTAGGCCTTGAAGAAACAGAAGAACGGGACGGCGTCCATTACTTGCGTGCTTGGGGTGATTTTGAACACCACACCTTGACCATTCGCCAAGGAGACGAAGCGAAGCTGGACCATATTGCATGGCGCACGAAGAAGCCGGAAGACGTGGAAGGTTTTGCAAAAATTCTGGAAGAATCGGGCACTCCCATCACTTGGAACGAAGAAGGCATTGAAGCCGGGCAAGGCAAAGCGTTCCGTTTCCAAATGCCAAGCGGGCATACATTGGAAATCTATTACGAAATGGAAAAGACATTGGCGGATCCGAAGAGCCGTTCGGTGCTGAAAAACCAGACGCATAAATCATGGGCACGCGGCATTTCTCCTCGCCGGATCGATCATGTCAACTTGTTGTCATCCTTGCCGGCAAACGAACTGGCAGATTTCCTGATGGACAAATTAGGCTTCCAGATGCGCGAATGCGTACAGGCCCCAGACGGCAGTCTGGTCGGTGCTTGGTTGAGTGTCACCGCATTGGTGCATGATATCGCCATCAGCCACGATCCGAATGCTGCTTCAACAAATGAAGTGCACCACATTTCCTACTGGCTGGACAATGCGCAGGACCTGCTGCGGGCAGCGGATATTCTGAAAGAGAACGGCATTCACTTCAAAGGCCCCGGAAAGCACGGGATTTCACAAGCCATGTATATTTATGCCATCGACCCGGGCAGCGGTGTCCGTGTTGAAATCTTCACGAACGGCTACTTGATTTTTGAACCGGACTGGGAACCGATTGTCTGGACTTTGGATGAAATGGACATTGGCTTCACTTACTGGGGTGACCAGACGGATACCAAAACAGAAAATAATCCAACCATCAAAGCTTAA
- a CDS encoding flavin reductase family protein: MDDRLFRDAMGKFTTGVTVLTTEFENEPAGMTANAFMSVSLTPKLVVVSIGHKARFLEKVKVSQKFAVNILAADQENYSRMFAGQLKDDSKIEFAELAGLPVVPNALAQVSCKVVAEHIEGDHTLLIGEVLDIRLEEGNPLIFFSGQYHALAEKTAVL; encoded by the coding sequence ATGGATGATCGTTTATTCCGAGATGCAATGGGCAAATTCACCACAGGAGTCACGGTACTGACTACAGAGTTTGAAAACGAGCCGGCGGGAATGACAGCCAACGCGTTCATGTCGGTTTCATTGACGCCGAAACTGGTCGTCGTATCCATTGGGCACAAAGCGCGCTTTTTGGAAAAGGTGAAAGTTTCTCAGAAATTCGCAGTCAATATTTTGGCCGCCGATCAGGAAAACTACTCCCGTATGTTCGCCGGCCAATTAAAAGACGACTCGAAAATTGAGTTTGCAGAACTGGCCGGCCTTCCGGTCGTCCCGAACGCTTTGGCGCAAGTCAGCTGCAAAGTGGTTGCGGAACATATTGAAGGTGACCATACCTTATTGATCGGCGAAGTATTGGACATCCGCCTGGAAGAAGGCAATCCATTGATTTTCTTCAGCGGCCAATACCACGCCTTGGCAGAAAAGACAGCGGTTCTATAA
- a CDS encoding alpha/beta fold hydrolase, with amino-acid sequence MPIKTYKVQTGTYETLIHEGGAGNSETIIFLHGSGPGASASSNWQEVLAQYANDYHVVAPDLVGFGETDHPTEYPSNGVQWMNLRIEQILNLMDRLNVEKAHLVGNSLGGVISLFLAMDTPERFDRIVLMGAGGGLTEPTPELSKLANFHKDPTAKSLRNLLSWFLYDTTGMGEKLDAIVEQRMELFNRPEVLRSYEANFKNTHLSDMLVPPSALKRMKHEFLLIHGHQDRFVPLASSLYVMDYLENAELHVFKRCGHWAQIEQKEQFIKLTHDFFDRNKVLNQV; translated from the coding sequence ATGCCAATCAAGACATATAAAGTCCAGACAGGAACTTACGAAACCCTTATACACGAAGGAGGAGCCGGCAACAGCGAAACGATCATCTTCCTGCACGGCAGCGGCCCAGGAGCCAGTGCAAGTTCAAACTGGCAAGAAGTACTCGCGCAATACGCCAATGACTATCATGTCGTAGCACCGGATCTTGTCGGGTTTGGCGAGACCGACCATCCGACGGAATATCCGTCCAATGGCGTGCAATGGATGAATTTGAGAATCGAACAAATTTTGAATTTGATGGATCGCTTGAATGTCGAGAAAGCGCATTTGGTCGGCAACTCACTCGGTGGGGTCATATCTTTATTCCTGGCAATGGATACACCAGAGCGCTTTGACCGCATCGTATTGATGGGGGCTGGCGGCGGTTTGACTGAACCGACACCTGAACTCAGCAAGCTGGCAAATTTCCATAAAGATCCGACCGCCAAATCATTGCGCAATTTGTTGAGCTGGTTCCTTTACGACACGACGGGCATGGGAGAGAAACTTGATGCCATTGTGGAACAGCGCATGGAATTGTTTAACCGTCCGGAAGTGCTTCGTTCTTACGAAGCGAATTTCAAGAACACCCACTTATCGGATATGCTGGTTCCGCCATCCGCTTTAAAGCGCATGAAGCATGAATTTCTTTTGATCCACGGCCACCAGGACCGCTTTGTTCCATTGGCAAGCAGTCTATATGTCATGGATTATCTGGAAAACGCAGAACTGCATGTTTTCAAACGCTGCGGCCACTGGGCTCAAATCGAACAAAAAGAGCAATTTATAAAATTGACGCATGATTTCTTTGACCGCAATAAAGTGCTCAATCAAGTTTAA
- a CDS encoding acyl-CoA dehydrogenase family protein, whose translation MATDIKQTLVENGTALIPKLRELSFEIDRNSAIPDEVVQDLQSNGLLKVLRPEIFGGHQTNMRTYTEVVTEISRGNGSAGWFVSLSNIRDYMISYAFGQQALDEIFGPGEDVILAGNFKPIKCEIEKAEGGYFIKEAQWPFVSGSPHADWFYFGFPVADENGGMEMAIMVLPRHEVTVLDDWNVMGLKGSGSNSVRVENVFLPEHRVSLDRLARQGEYMIEPLKHVPLYQTPFVPSLTLSIVAPALGLAQAALDLHMERVGKAGIGNTFYNKMSEAPITHLQVAQAQLKIDSAELHLYRAVDMLDDYSVRGKQLTMEEGIRMKADFGYVNQLCKEAIDLMTEGAGSVFSYNNNLFQLVYRDFLSMHLHGFITPNSLIETYGRVMCGQEPNTYFV comes from the coding sequence ATGGCGACTGATATTAAACAAACACTGGTCGAAAACGGTACAGCGTTGATTCCGAAATTGCGTGAACTAAGTTTTGAAATTGACCGCAACAGCGCAATACCGGATGAAGTGGTCCAAGATCTTCAAAGCAATGGCTTATTGAAAGTGCTGCGTCCGGAGATTTTCGGCGGACATCAGACGAATATGCGGACTTATACGGAAGTGGTGACGGAGATTTCCCGCGGCAACGGTTCGGCCGGCTGGTTCGTGTCGCTAAGCAACATCCGCGACTACATGATTTCTTATGCATTCGGCCAGCAAGCGCTCGATGAAATTTTCGGCCCTGGAGAAGACGTCATTTTGGCCGGAAATTTCAAACCAATCAAATGCGAAATCGAAAAAGCGGAAGGCGGCTATTTCATTAAAGAAGCCCAGTGGCCATTCGTTTCAGGCAGCCCGCATGCAGACTGGTTCTACTTCGGATTCCCGGTAGCTGACGAAAACGGCGGCATGGAAATGGCGATCATGGTATTGCCAAGGCACGAAGTGACGGTTCTCGACGACTGGAATGTCATGGGCTTGAAAGGGTCAGGGAGCAACAGCGTCCGCGTTGAAAATGTCTTTCTTCCGGAGCACCGTGTATCGCTCGACCGTTTGGCAAGACAAGGCGAATACATGATTGAACCATTAAAACATGTGCCGCTTTACCAGACGCCTTTTGTCCCTTCGTTGACTTTGTCCATCGTTGCACCGGCATTAGGTTTGGCGCAGGCAGCGCTTGACCTTCATATGGAGCGCGTCGGAAAAGCGGGGATCGGAAATACCTTCTACAACAAAATGAGCGAAGCACCGATTACCCACCTGCAAGTGGCGCAAGCCCAACTGAAAATCGATTCCGCTGAACTTCACCTGTACCGGGCGGTTGATATGCTCGATGACTATTCGGTGAGAGGCAAGCAGCTGACAATGGAAGAAGGCATTCGCATGAAGGCGGATTTCGGCTACGTCAACCAGCTCTGCAAAGAAGCGATCGACTTGATGACCGAAGGCGCCGGGTCCGTCTTCTCCTACAATAACAACTTGTTCCAGCTGGTCTACCGTGATTTCCTGTCGATGCACCTGCACGGATTCATCACACCGAACAGCTTGATCGAAACCTACGGACGCGTCATGTGCGGCCAGGAACCGAATACTTATTTCGTTTAA
- a CDS encoding 2-keto-4-pentenoate hydratase, whose product MDIQKAASRLAQAEQEKTPIPPLTSGAEAISVEDAYGIQLLQIQKKLQQGAQVKGLKIGLTSKVMQDMFNVRTPDYGHVLDSMVYTEDKAVNMDAFIQPKVEFEIAFILKEDLQGPGVTVEDVLAATDYVVPAIEIIDSRIENWQFKFEDTVADNGSSAGAILGTKRTSPDAVDLAEVEMTVYKNGEVFDSAKGEAVMGHPAKAVAWLANAVAEYGITLKAGYFVLAGALSKAVPFEADDVFTADFSELDEVAISFAREGEKV is encoded by the coding sequence ATGGATATTCAAAAAGCGGCAAGCCGATTGGCGCAAGCTGAACAGGAAAAGACACCGATCCCTCCTTTGACATCCGGAGCAGAAGCCATTTCTGTTGAGGATGCTTACGGGATCCAGTTGCTGCAGATCCAGAAAAAGCTGCAGCAGGGCGCCCAAGTCAAAGGATTGAAAATCGGATTGACGAGCAAAGTGATGCAGGACATGTTTAATGTCCGGACGCCGGATTATGGCCATGTGTTGGATTCGATGGTTTACACCGAAGACAAAGCGGTCAATATGGATGCGTTTATCCAGCCGAAAGTGGAATTTGAAATTGCTTTTATTTTAAAAGAAGACCTGCAAGGTCCTGGCGTGACGGTGGAAGATGTATTGGCTGCCACCGATTACGTCGTGCCGGCAATCGAAATTATCGACAGCCGCATTGAAAACTGGCAGTTCAAATTCGAAGACACCGTAGCCGATAATGGATCATCTGCAGGTGCGATACTCGGAACGAAAAGAACTTCCCCAGACGCGGTGGATTTGGCAGAGGTTGAAATGACCGTTTACAAGAACGGCGAAGTGTTTGATTCGGCCAAAGGCGAAGCGGTGATGGGCCACCCTGCTAAAGCGGTGGCTTGGCTGGCCAACGCAGTAGCGGAATACGGCATCACCCTTAAAGCCGGTTATTTCGTCCTGGCAGGCGCTTTGTCGAAAGCGGTTCCGTTTGAAGCGGATGATGTGTTTACAGCCGATTTCAGCGAACTGGACGAAGTCGCCATTTCGTTTGCAAGGGAAGGTGAAAAAGTATGA